CCCTGCAGTTGGCCGTGCCCCGAGGAGGTCAGGTCGACGCCCGGGCGGATACCGACGTCGCCGGAAGTGGTGTAGCCGACCGACAGGAACCACTGCGCCAATCCCCAGAGCGCCAGCGCCAGAGCGATTCCCAGCATGGAGCGCTCGAGACGCTTGCGGGCCGTGGCGTCGTCGACCAGCGGGAGCGCCAACAGGAACGTGCCGCAGCCGAGGATCACCCGGCGCATCTCGTGGCCGGCCTCGCTCACCGACGCGCCGAGCGCACACCCCCACAGCAGGGCGACGGTCATGATCACCGCCACGGCCAGACCGGCCAGGACGCGCCGGTCCAGCAGTTGCCGTCCGCGTAGGAGCAGTGCCGCCACCCGGATCAGACCGAGCAGCATCAGCACGTCAACGACCAACAGCCCCGGCCGATCTCGCCCGCCGAACACCGCGAACGAGTCCTGAACCTCGAACGGCACCAGCACGGTCACCGCCAGCAGCACCGTCAGCGACGCGACCGGCGCGGCGAACGCCAGCGGCACCAGGATGGATACGGCCGCCACCGTCCACGGCGCGACCGGCAGCGCGGCGCCGAAGACCAGGGCGGCGAGGCACGCGATGGTGACCAGCGGTGCGGTCGGCCTCGGCAGCGGCACTGCGGCGGGCGCGTCGCGCGTGGGAATCATCGCAGCAGACCCCGCAGGCCGAGCCGGTAGAGCACCGGAAGGCAACTGATCAGACCGATGATCGCGGCCCACGGGGCGGCGGCCGACGACGCCACCCCGGTCCCCGTCAGCATCAGCCACGCCGCGGTGCCGACGCCGACCTGGACGAGCAGCGCCGCGGCGACCGGACGCAGCTGTGCCGCGAGGGCACGGGGCGAGGTGCCCGCGCGTCGGGCACCGGCACCGACATACACCCCCGCGTACGCCAGGAACACGAGCAGCTGCGCGAACGCCGCGCCACGAATCCCATCGGCAGGTACCAGCACCAGCAGAAGGAGAAGTGTTGCTGCACAACGGATCATCATGACTTTCGCGCGGAACGCGATGTGACCGTTGCCGGACAGCGTCTCTCCGATGCAGTTCACGACGGCGTGGCCGACGCCCACGATGAGCAACACCTGGAACGGCACCACCATCGGTTCCCACTGGGCACCGAGAACCGCGGGCAGCACCATCGGTGCGGCCAGCACCGCGACGGGCAGCAGGGGGACGAACAGCATCGACATCAGCCGCACCGACAGCTCGGTGCGTTGACGGTTGTTGTCGGGTTGCAGGGCGGCCGCGGCGAACAGCACGCGGCCGACCTGCTCGGAGATGTGCGTCGACGGTGCCATCGCGATCGTGAACGCCAACGCGTACAGCCCGACGAGGTGAGCGTCGCTTGTGGCACCGA
The window above is part of the Mycolicibacterium rutilum genome. Proteins encoded here:
- a CDS encoding oligosaccharide flippase family protein; the encoded protein is MTHTAPPTDGSTVLRAAGWMTGSHLLAQTFAYGSLILLARWLTPTSFGTLAVGTAIVYVAVLFVDHGTLGGLIVRQSLTRTDLLRAFRRCLLTACALAAAMATTAGIVVTHFASGGDAAAVAALALCLPLHALSVVPTALLQKAMRFRTLAGLNAAANTGSAMIAVLLAAGGAGVWALVARQLVLFAVLAAATPVWGRRELRDPTSVCSPGRDRTPGGERWFFLFGVALMVTANLDFLTIGATSDAHLVGLYALAFTIAMAPSTHISEQVGRVLFAAAALQPDNNRQRTELSVRLMSMLFVPLLPVAVLAAPMVLPAVLGAQWEPMVVPFQVLLIVGVGHAVVNCIGETLSGNGHIAFRAKVMMIRCAATLLLLLVLVPADGIRGAAFAQLLVFLAYAGVYVGAGARRAGTSPRALAAQLRPVAAALLVQVGVGTAAWLMLTGTGVASSAAAPWAAIIGLISCLPVLYRLGLRGLLR